The following coding sequences lie in one Arachis ipaensis cultivar K30076 chromosome B05, Araip1.1, whole genome shotgun sequence genomic window:
- the LOC107642071 gene encoding purple acid phosphatase 17-like → MSKSFLLFTIIVVISFGLWVLYASAELQRFTQPCKSDGSLDFLVVGDWGRRGEYNQSEVAYQMGEIGEKLDIDFVISTGDNFYDNGLTSDHDPFFEESFTKIYTAKSLQKQWYAVLGNHDYRGDAEAQLSPFLREIDCRWLCLRSFIVDAELVEMFFVDTTPFVQEYYTETEHTYDWSGINPPKSYVSNLLKNVELALKESSAKWKIVIGHHAIRSIGHHGDTQELIDQLLPILQANNVDFYMNGHDHCLEHISDTKSPIQFLTSGAGSKTYRGDIQEKGEGLKFYYDGQGFMSVQLTPSDAKIEFYDVDGNVLHTVTSSKQLYSSF, encoded by the exons ATGTCtaaatcttttcttctcttcacgattattgttgttattagctTTGGTTTGTGGGTTCTTTATGCATCTGCAGAGCTTCAGAGATTTACACAACCATGTAAAAGTGATGGTTCTCTTGATTTTTTGGTGGTTGGTGATTGGGGAAGAAGAGGTGAATATAACCAATCTGAAGTTGCTTACCAG ATGGGGGAAATAGGAGAGAAGCTTGACATTGATTTTGTGATTTCAACTGGAGACAATTTCTATGACAATGGCCTAACTAGTGATCATGATCCATTCTTTGAGGAATCATTCACCAAAATCTACACTGCTAAGAGCCTACAAAAACAGTGGTACGCTG TGTTGGGAAACCATGACTATAGGGGGGATGCTGAGGCCCAGTTGAGCCCTTTCCTTAGGGAAATTGATTGCAGATGGCTTTGCCTAAGGTCATTTATTGTAGATGCAG agCTGGTTGAGATGTTCTTTGTGGACACAACTCCTTTTGTTCAAGAGTACTACACTGAAACAGAACACACATATGATTGGAGTGGAATTAACCCACCAAAATCTTACGTTAGCAACTTACTCAAG AATGTAGAATTGGCATTGAAGGAATCAAGTGCAAAATGGAAGATTGTTATTGGACACCATGCAATCAGAAGTATTGGACATCATGGTGATACTCAAGAACTTATAGACCAACTTCTCCCAATTCTTCAG GCAAATAATGTTGATTTTTACATGAATGGACATGACCATTGTCTTGAACACATTAGTGACACGAAGag CCCAATTCAGTTTCTGACTAGTGGGGCGGGGTCAAAAACATATAGAGGAGATATTCAAGAAAAAGGAGAAGGCCTAAAATTCTACTATGATGGACAAGGTTTCATGTCTGTGCAATTGACTCCGTCTGATGCAAAAATTGAGTTCTATGATGTTGATGGAAATGTTCTTCACACAGTTACTTCATCAAAGCAGCTTTATTCTTCCTTCTGA
- the LOC110272118 gene encoding phospholipase D alpha 1-like translates to MDISVQNAAKHADGFDLRLLFSCHTLWLIEKETQKHKAKQKSDSHYMKAQSAGQFMIYVHSKMMIVDDEYIIIGSANINERLMNGRRDTLIAMGAYQPSYLATNKNSARGQIHRFHLSLWYEHLGIYKETFLNPELEGCIRRIHQLAQNNWNRYTGQPLCTCGHLLRYPIDISLDGSITHDPEIFPDTYARIRGSQHLDSWVVRNIRWAGTKAEFSILY, encoded by the exons ATGGATATATCTGTACAAAACGCTGCCAAACATGCAGATG GTTTTGATTTGCGTCTGCTTTTCTCATGTCATACACTTTGGCTTATTGAAAAAGAAACACAAAAGcataaagcaaaacaaaaatcAGATTCTCATTACATGAAGGCCCAAAGTGCTGGTCAATTTATGATTTATGTGCATTCCAAGATGATGATAG TGGATGATGAATACATAATCATTGGATCTGCTAATATCAACGAGAGATTAATGAATGGTAGAAGAGACACTTTAATTGCTATGGGAGCTTATCAACCCTCCTATTTGGCAACCAATAAAAATAGTGCAAGGGGCCAGATCCATCGCTTTCACTTGTCCTTGTGGTACGAGCATCTTGGCATATATAAAGAAACTTTCCTCAACCCTGAACTTGAAGGTTGTATTAGGAGGATCCATCAGCTTGCTCAAAACAATTGGAACAGATATACAGGACAACCATTATGCACTTGTGGCCACCTCCTGCGCTATCCCATTGACATTTCTCTTGATGGAAGTATCACACATGATCCTGAAATATTCCCCGACACCTATGCAAGAATTCGAGGTAGTCAACACTTAGATAGTTGGGTGGTTCGTAATATAAGGTGGGCGGGCACAAAAGCTGAGTTTAGTATTTTGTATTAG